The proteins below are encoded in one region of uncultured Eubacteriales bacterium:
- a CDS encoding Inner-membrane translocator: MSSLFAAIFSADFLFSVIRVTTPLLFAALAALVCNRGGCLHIAFEGCMLTAAFCGVVGSAYSQNLFVGLLAGLAGGVSIMLLLGYFNLVLNANVVLTGIALNTFASGGTVFMLYVLVNDKGLSTSLPSLTFPNIEIPVIKDIPILGTILSGHNVLTYLSFVCVIVVWLLVFKTALGLRIRTVGENPNAAASVGINVVKTKFTTLIISGVIASFGGIYMSMGYLSWFARDMVAGRGFMGIAAQNLGGAAPLPTFLAALAFGVANALSNVLQTLNVPAEAVQALPYIATLIGLAAYSSSVRRKKNRMKHGKIAKAEQG, encoded by the coding sequence ATGAGTAGTCTGTTTGCCGCAATTTTCTCCGCCGACTTCCTGTTTTCAGTCATCCGTGTGACCACGCCGCTCCTCTTCGCAGCCCTGGCCGCTCTGGTCTGCAACCGCGGCGGGTGTCTCCATATCGCGTTTGAAGGCTGTATGCTCACCGCCGCCTTCTGCGGTGTGGTAGGCAGCGCCTATTCCCAGAATCTCTTCGTGGGACTGCTTGCCGGCCTTGCCGGCGGCGTCTCAATCATGCTGCTCTTGGGCTACTTCAACCTGGTACTGAACGCGAATGTGGTTCTGACCGGCATTGCGCTAAATACCTTCGCTTCGGGCGGCACAGTGTTCATGCTCTATGTGCTCGTTAACGATAAGGGCCTCTCCACCTCGCTTCCCAGCTTGACTTTCCCCAATATTGAAATTCCCGTCATTAAGGACATTCCCATCCTGGGAACGATTCTGTCCGGACACAATGTGCTGACCTATCTCAGCTTCGTATGCGTGATTGTGGTGTGGCTGCTGGTATTCAAAACCGCGCTTGGCCTTCGTATCCGTACCGTGGGCGAAAACCCCAATGCCGCAGCCAGCGTGGGTATCAACGTGGTAAAGACCAAGTTTACTACGCTAATCATCAGTGGTGTGATTGCCTCCTTTGGCGGTATCTATATGTCCATGGGCTACCTCTCCTGGTTTGCCCGCGACATGGTGGCCGGCCGCGGCTTTATGGGTATTGCAGCGCAGAACCTGGGCGGCGCGGCGCCCCTGCCGACTTTCCTGGCCGCTCTGGCCTTTGGCGTCGCCAATGCGCTCTCCAACGTGCTCCAGACACTGAACGTCCCCGCGGAAGCGGTGCAGGCACTGCCCTATATTGCCACGCTGATTGGTCTGGCGGCATATTCCTCCTCCGTACGCAGGAAGAAAAACCGCATGAAACACGGTAAGATTGCAAAGGCTGAGCAGGGGTAA
- a CDS encoding conserved membrane hypothetical protein (Evidence 4 : Homologs of previously reported genes of unknown function) — translation MTKNDKKLKSPKEIEKEFNILRMLLAVAIALGIAFAIILVITDDPLSALHSFILGPISTMRRMGNIVEMMTPLLFTGVAVCLIFSANQTNMAVEGGFFVGAVGATIIANVLNLPPVIHIVVCLLAGGIFGAIACGIPATLYVKFDSKPVVSSLMVNYVCLYFGLGIINHILRDPAAGYLASYKFADNAKLPRLLEGTSVHAGIVIGIVVVILGYFYLYRSKRGYEIRIVGKNMDFATYSGMPVKRILMNAQLLGGAIAGIGGAVEVLGMYKRFQYQGLTNHGFDGILVGIIAGYNPKLVPLAALFLAYVRVGADVMARTNDIPIELVNIIQAIIIMLVVAERFLHRLKHKKLVEAAEKQLAAKGEVAA, via the coding sequence AAGGAAATTGAAAAAGAGTTCAATATCCTGCGCATGCTGCTGGCCGTTGCCATCGCTCTGGGTATCGCTTTTGCCATCATTTTGGTTATCACAGACGACCCGCTGAGCGCGCTGCACAGCTTTATCCTGGGCCCCATCTCTACCATGCGCCGTATGGGCAACATCGTGGAGATGATGACACCTCTGCTCTTCACCGGCGTAGCAGTCTGCCTTATTTTCTCAGCGAACCAGACCAATATGGCAGTCGAGGGCGGTTTTTTCGTGGGTGCTGTGGGTGCCACCATCATAGCCAACGTGCTCAACCTGCCCCCTGTCATCCATATCGTTGTTTGCCTTCTGGCCGGCGGTATTTTCGGCGCCATCGCCTGCGGTATCCCTGCCACGCTCTACGTGAAATTTGACTCCAAGCCCGTGGTCAGCAGTCTGATGGTTAACTATGTGTGCCTCTATTTTGGCCTCGGCATCATTAACCATATTCTCCGCGATCCGGCGGCGGGCTATCTCGCCTCCTATAAATTTGCAGATAACGCAAAGCTGCCCCGCCTGCTGGAGGGCACCAGCGTCCATGCCGGCATCGTGATTGGTATCGTCGTGGTGATACTGGGCTACTTCTATCTCTACCGCAGCAAGCGCGGCTATGAGATCCGCATCGTGGGCAAGAACATGGACTTTGCAACCTACTCCGGCATGCCGGTCAAGCGTATCCTGATGAACGCCCAGCTTCTGGGCGGCGCCATCGCCGGCATCGGCGGCGCGGTGGAAGTGCTGGGCATGTATAAGCGTTTCCAGTATCAGGGCCTGACCAACCACGGTTTCGATGGCATCCTGGTGGGCATCATCGCGGGCTACAACCCCAAGCTGGTGCCCTTGGCCGCCCTGTTCCTCGCGTACGTCCGCGTGGGTGCCGACGTGATGGCTCGCACCAACGATATCCCCATCGAACTGGTCAACATTATCCAGGCGATCATTATCATGCTGGTGGTAGCAGAGCGTTTCCTCCACAGACTCAAGCATAAGAAACTGGTGGAAGCCGCTGAGAAACAGCTTGCCGCGAAAGGGGAGGTTGCCGCATGA